Proteins encoded together in one Variovorax paradoxus window:
- a CDS encoding HAD family hydrolase encodes MSLTHDKVEAFIFDMDGTMIDSMPWHARSWVEFVARHGLKLDVTDILARTTGRTGTECMRELFERELSDAECQTLVHEKEEIYRAMFSDNFTEVAGFTAFAKAAVARGLKVAVGTAGDKHNIEFAMSRLKMDPLPLAIVGGDEGFAGKPTPEIFLEAARRIGVAPERCIVFEDAPFGIAAARRGGMRAVAVCSTHTAAELAGPHVIAAVRDYDELAHSNFLETLDAAAA; translated from the coding sequence ATGAGCCTGACCCACGACAAGGTCGAAGCCTTCATCTTCGACATGGACGGCACCATGATCGACTCCATGCCGTGGCATGCGCGGTCGTGGGTCGAGTTTGTGGCGCGCCACGGGCTCAAGCTCGACGTGACCGACATTCTTGCGCGCACCACGGGCCGCACCGGCACCGAGTGCATGCGCGAGCTGTTCGAGCGCGAGCTTTCAGACGCCGAGTGCCAAACCCTGGTGCACGAAAAAGAAGAAATCTACCGCGCCATGTTCAGCGACAACTTCACCGAGGTTGCCGGCTTTACCGCCTTTGCCAAGGCCGCCGTGGCGCGCGGCCTGAAGGTGGCCGTGGGCACCGCGGGCGACAAGCACAACATTGAATTTGCGATGTCGCGCCTGAAGATGGACCCGCTGCCGCTGGCCATTGTGGGCGGCGACGAAGGCTTTGCCGGCAAGCCCACGCCCGAGATTTTCTTGGAAGCCGCGCGCCGCATTGGCGTGGCGCCCGAGCGCTGCATCGTGTTTGAAGATGCGCCCTTCGGCATAGCGGCTGCGCGCCGCGGCGGCATGCGTGCCGTGGCCGTGTGCAGCACCCATACCGCCGCCGAGCTTGCCGGCCCCCATGTGATTGCCGCCGTTCGCGACTACGACGAACTCGCCCATTCGAATTTTCTGGAGACACTCGATGCTGCTGCAGCGTGA
- the pepN gene encoding aminopeptidase N — translation MLLQRDAQGQPIAIRREDYAAPAFWIDTVDLTFDLDPAKTRVLNRMQLRRNPDVPAQPLRLDGDELNLARVLVNGQGASFRMEGEQLVIDGLPDAFELEIFTTCCPIKNTKLMGLFVSEDTFFTQCEAEGFRRITYFLDRPDVMAMYTVTLRAAKAAYPVLLSNGNLVEQGDLPEGRHFAKWVDPFKKPSYLFALVAGKLVAREQRITARNGKEHLLQVYVRAGDLDKTEHAMNSLVNSVLWDEARFGLPLDLDRFMIVATSDFNMGAMENKGLNIFNTKYVLANQATATDADYSNIESVVGHEYFHNWSGDRVTCRDWFQLSLKEGLTVFRDQEFSQDLCADASARAVKRIEDVRVLRTAQFPEDAGPMAHPVRPDSYIEISNFYTVTIYEKGAEVVRMMQTLVGRKGFEKGMTLYFERHDGQAVTCDDFAQAIADANPDSELARLLPQFKRWYSQAGTPRLAAHGVYDAQARSYTLSIVQSCPPTPGQPTKEPFVIPVNIGLLDASGRELPLQLEGESEVTRGAPGTPCTRTVVLSRAGEQITFVGLDSEPVPSILRGFSAPVILDFEYTDAQLLTLLANDPDPFNRWEAGQRLGLRAALQGIAALATDTTPVLNDAYLDAMRSVLRNPKLDAAFKELVLTLPSETYISEQLEVVDPQRVHLVREAMRAQLATALFQDWQQVYEENHDTGAYTPDPTSSGRRALAGMALNFLCLAARSSGDTVWPGKTLQRFKDAGNMTDRFNALNALVSSGHTLAAQALARFHALFKDEALVIDKWFSLQAGAPDRGGDILPLVKQLMKHPDFSIKNPNRARSVIFSYCSANPGAFHRPDAAGYVFWSERVIELDAINPQVAARLARALDRWSKLAEPYRSAAREAIARVAAKPDLSKDTHEVVTRALAGN, via the coding sequence ATGCTGCTGCAGCGTGACGCCCAAGGGCAACCGATTGCCATTCGCCGCGAAGACTATGCCGCTCCGGCATTCTGGATCGACACCGTCGACCTGACCTTCGACCTCGATCCCGCCAAGACCCGCGTGCTCAACCGCATGCAGCTGCGCCGCAACCCCGACGTGCCGGCCCAGCCGCTGCGCCTGGACGGCGACGAGCTGAACCTGGCCCGCGTGCTGGTCAACGGCCAGGGCGCGTCATTCCGCATGGAAGGCGAGCAGTTGGTGATCGACGGCCTGCCCGACGCCTTCGAACTCGAAATCTTCACCACCTGCTGCCCCATCAAGAACACCAAGCTGATGGGCCTGTTCGTGAGCGAAGACACCTTCTTCACGCAGTGCGAGGCCGAAGGCTTCCGCCGCATCACGTACTTTTTGGACCGCCCCGACGTGATGGCGATGTACACGGTAACGCTGCGCGCCGCCAAGGCCGCCTACCCCGTGCTGCTGTCGAACGGCAACCTGGTCGAGCAAGGCGACCTGCCCGAGGGCCGCCACTTTGCCAAGTGGGTCGACCCCTTCAAGAAGCCCAGCTACCTGTTTGCGCTGGTGGCCGGCAAGCTGGTGGCGCGCGAGCAGCGCATTACCGCGCGCAACGGCAAGGAGCACTTGCTGCAGGTGTACGTGCGCGCCGGAGACTTGGACAAGACCGAGCACGCGATGAACTCGCTCGTCAACTCGGTGCTGTGGGACGAAGCCCGCTTTGGCCTGCCGTTGGACCTGGACCGCTTCATGATTGTTGCCACCAGCGACTTCAACATGGGCGCCATGGAGAACAAGGGCCTGAACATCTTCAACACGAAGTACGTTCTGGCCAACCAGGCCACCGCCACCGACGCCGACTACAGCAACATCGAAAGCGTGGTCGGCCACGAGTACTTTCACAATTGGAGCGGCGACCGCGTAACCTGCCGCGACTGGTTCCAGCTTTCGCTGAAAGAAGGCCTGACCGTCTTCCGCGACCAGGAGTTCAGCCAGGACCTGTGCGCCGATGCCTCGGCCCGCGCCGTGAAGCGCATCGAAGACGTTCGCGTGTTGCGCACCGCCCAGTTTCCTGAAGACGCCGGCCCCATGGCCCACCCGGTGCGGCCAGACAGCTACATCGAGATCAGCAACTTCTACACCGTCACCATCTATGAAAAGGGTGCCGAGGTGGTGCGCATGATGCAGACGCTGGTCGGCCGCAAGGGCTTTGAAAAGGGCATGACCCTTTACTTTGAGCGCCACGACGGCCAGGCCGTAACCTGCGACGACTTTGCCCAGGCCATTGCCGACGCCAACCCCGATTCGGAGCTGGCCCGCCTGCTGCCGCAGTTCAAGCGCTGGTACAGCCAGGCCGGCACGCCGCGCCTTGCCGCCCACGGCGTGTATGACGCGCAAGCGCGCAGCTACACCCTGAGCATTGTGCAAAGCTGCCCGCCCACGCCGGGCCAGCCCACCAAAGAGCCGTTCGTCATTCCGGTGAACATTGGCCTTCTGGACGCCAGCGGGCGCGAACTGCCGCTGCAGCTAGAAGGCGAAAGCGAAGTAACCCGCGGCGCGCCCGGCACCCCGTGCACGCGCACCGTGGTGCTCTCGCGCGCAGGCGAGCAAATTACCTTTGTGGGGCTCGACTCGGAGCCCGTGCCTTCCATCTTGCGCGGCTTCAGCGCGCCGGTGATCCTGGACTTTGAATACACCGACGCCCAACTGCTCACCCTGCTGGCCAACGACCCCGACCCCTTCAACCGCTGGGAAGCCGGCCAGCGCCTGGGCCTGCGCGCCGCGCTGCAGGGCATTGCGGCGCTGGCGACCGACACCACCCCGGTGCTGAACGACGCGTATCTGGACGCCATGCGCAGCGTGTTGCGCAACCCGAAGCTCGACGCCGCCTTCAAGGAACTGGTGCTCACGCTGCCATCGGAAACCTATATTTCCGAGCAGCTCGAAGTGGTCGACCCGCAGCGCGTGCACCTGGTGCGCGAAGCCATGCGCGCCCAGCTGGCCACCGCCCTCTTCCAAGACTGGCAACAGGTCTACGAAGAAAACCACGACACCGGCGCCTACACGCCTGACCCCACCTCTTCAGGCCGCCGCGCGCTGGCCGGCATGGCGCTCAACTTCTTGTGCCTGGCGGCGCGCTCTTCGGGCGACACCGTGTGGCCCGGCAAGACGCTGCAGCGCTTCAAAGACGCCGGCAACATGACCGACCGCTTCAACGCGCTCAATGCGCTGGTGTCGTCGGGCCACACCCTGGCTGCGCAGGCGCTCGCGCGCTTTCATGCGCTGTTCAAGGACGAAGCGCTGGTCATCGACAAGTGGTTTTCGCTGCAGGCCGGCGCGCCCGACCGCGGCGGCGACATCTTGCCGCTGGTAAAGCAGCTGATGAAGCACCCGGACTTCTCCATCAAGAACCCCAACCGCGCCCGCAGCGTGATCTTCAGCTACTGCAGCGCCAACCCCGGCGCATTCCACCGCCCAGACGCCGCCGGCTACGTGTTCTGGAGCGAGCGCGTCATAGAGCTGGATGCCATCAACCCCCAGGTGGCCGCCCGCCTTGCCCGCGCGCTCGACCGCTGGAGCAAGCTGGCCGAGCCCTACCGCAGCGCCGCGCGCGAAGCCATTGCCCGCGTGGCCGCCAAGCCCGACCTGAGCAAGGACACCCACGAAGTCGTTACCCGCGCCCTGGCCGGTAACTAA
- a CDS encoding class 1 fructose-bisphosphatase yields MAYQQQKISLTRYLVEQQRADGLIPGQLRLLLEVVARACKSISQAVNKGALGGVLGTAESENVQGEIQKKLDIIANEVLIEANEWGGHLAAMASEEMDSIYVVPNRYPQGEYLLMFDPLDGSSNIDVNVSIGTIFSVLKKPDDTPGVQEADFLQPGTQQVAAGYCIYGPQTTLVLTVGNGVAMFTLDREQGSFVLTQEDIQIPADTKEFAINMSNMRHWDEPMKRYIDECLAGKEGPRGKDFNMRWIASMVADVHRILMRGGVFMYPWDKREPEKAGKLRLMYEANPMSWLVEQAGGAATNGKQRILDLKPTKLHERVSVMLGSRNEVERLTKYHTEKA; encoded by the coding sequence ATGGCTTATCAACAACAGAAGATTTCCCTCACCCGCTACCTCGTCGAACAACAGCGCGCCGACGGCCTCATTCCCGGCCAGCTGCGCCTGCTGCTCGAAGTGGTGGCCCGCGCCTGCAAGAGCATCAGCCAGGCCGTCAACAAGGGCGCGCTGGGCGGAGTGCTCGGCACCGCCGAAAGCGAAAACGTGCAGGGCGAAATCCAGAAGAAGCTGGACATCATCGCCAACGAAGTGCTCATTGAAGCCAACGAATGGGGCGGCCACCTTGCGGCCATGGCCAGCGAAGAAATGGACAGCATCTACGTGGTGCCCAACCGCTACCCGCAGGGCGAATACCTGCTCATGTTCGACCCCCTCGACGGCAGCAGCAACATCGACGTGAACGTGAGCATTGGCACCATCTTCAGCGTGCTGAAAAAGCCCGACGACACCCCCGGCGTGCAGGAAGCCGACTTTTTGCAGCCCGGCACCCAGCAAGTGGCCGCCGGCTACTGCATCTACGGCCCGCAAACCACCCTGGTGCTCACCGTGGGCAACGGCGTGGCCATGTTCACGCTAGACCGCGAGCAAGGCAGCTTTGTGCTCACGCAGGAAGACATTCAGATTCCGGCCGACACGAAGGAATTTGCCATCAACATGAGCAACATGCGCCACTGGGACGAGCCCATGAAGCGCTACATCGACGAATGCCTGGCCGGCAAGGAAGGCCCGCGCGGCAAAGACTTCAACATGCGCTGGATTGCCAGCATGGTGGCCGACGTGCACCGCATCTTGATGCGCGGCGGCGTGTTCATGTACCCGTGGGACAAGCGCGAGCCCGAAAAGGCCGGCAAGCTGCGCCTGATGTACGAGGCCAACCCCATGAGCTGGCTGGTGGAGCAGGCCGGCGGCGCCGCCACCAACGGCAAGCAGCGCATCCTGGACCTGAAGCCCACCAAACTGCACGAGCGCGTGAGCGTGATGTTGGGTTCGCGTAACGAAGTCGAGCGTTTGACCAAGTACCACACCGAAAAGGCCTGA
- a CDS encoding YodC family protein: MTIEVGDVVILKSGGETMTVQEVDGTDISCVWMIKGEVKAATFDSRLLKLIPTAGGAS, encoded by the coding sequence ATGACAATCGAAGTCGGTGACGTAGTAATTCTGAAAAGTGGTGGCGAAACGATGACTGTGCAGGAGGTTGATGGTACGGACATCAGCTGCGTCTGGATGATCAAAGGAGAGGTAAAAGCCGCTACCTTTGACTCAAGACTTCTGAAGCTCATCCCAACGGCAGGCGGCGCAAGCTAG
- a CDS encoding DNA cytosine methyltransferase: MMRSEDFKATEAESRCGAPDTSSSRIEHQKPPASQKKLPKIVSLFSGAGGLDLGFKKAGFTISVAIDASDAAIRTHKQNFPRTKAEVGDLVKLQPAGVVELVQKKLKPGQAIAVIGGPPCQGFSRANTGALTSDPRNKLPKLYLQIVEALQALYTVEFIVFENVLGIRDKKHAKTYKALKDGIAGLGFDVTEKELCSVDFGVPQNRRRIILSGMRSGQGYATVKPRKRKGLETVRQAIGSLEQPMYFKYGLKPEDIPVHPNHWTMQPRSPRFDNPDAEAADGRSFKRLNWNKASPTIAFGHREIHVHPDGRRRLSIYEALLLQGFPKTFVLVGNLSEQVEQVSNAVPPPLAHSVATAVKRAMRGG, encoded by the coding sequence ATGATGCGCTCCGAAGATTTCAAAGCCACGGAGGCTGAGTCACGCTGCGGCGCACCAGACACATCCAGTTCGCGAATCGAACATCAGAAGCCTCCAGCTTCGCAGAAAAAACTTCCGAAGATCGTCAGCCTCTTCTCTGGCGCCGGCGGACTCGATCTAGGATTCAAAAAGGCAGGCTTCACCATCTCGGTTGCGATTGATGCTTCCGACGCCGCGATTCGCACACACAAGCAGAACTTTCCCCGCACCAAGGCTGAGGTAGGAGACCTCGTTAAGTTGCAGCCTGCCGGAGTTGTCGAGCTGGTTCAAAAGAAGCTGAAACCTGGGCAAGCCATCGCGGTGATTGGAGGGCCTCCATGCCAAGGCTTCTCGCGAGCGAACACCGGGGCACTAACTAGTGACCCTCGCAACAAGCTTCCGAAGCTGTATCTTCAGATCGTGGAAGCACTTCAAGCACTGTATACGGTTGAGTTCATCGTATTTGAGAATGTGCTCGGCATCCGCGACAAGAAGCATGCAAAAACCTATAAGGCACTGAAAGACGGCATTGCCGGGCTTGGCTTCGATGTGACAGAAAAAGAACTCTGTTCCGTTGATTTCGGAGTGCCTCAAAACCGCCGACGCATCATCCTGTCTGGGATGCGGAGCGGACAGGGTTACGCGACCGTCAAACCACGCAAGCGCAAGGGTTTGGAAACTGTTCGCCAAGCGATCGGAAGCTTAGAGCAGCCCATGTACTTCAAATATGGGCTTAAACCAGAGGATATTCCTGTCCATCCTAACCATTGGACGATGCAGCCAAGATCTCCGCGCTTTGACAATCCGGACGCAGAGGCGGCCGACGGACGCAGCTTCAAACGTCTGAATTGGAATAAAGCAAGTCCAACCATCGCATTCGGACATCGAGAAATCCATGTACATCCAGATGGTCGGCGTAGGCTCAGTATCTATGAAGCGCTGCTATTGCAAGGCTTCCCTAAGACATTCGTTCTTGTAGGCAATTTATCAGAGCAAGTTGAGCAAGTCTCCAATGCTGTTCCTCCCCCGCTAGCGCACAGTGTTGCTACCGCGGTGAAGCGAGCGATGCGGGGCGGGTAG
- a CDS encoding ATP-binding protein, translating into MALTPEQALVKRIRASHGPESIVPAVLKTDDRVIARVTDGIYRQPGSALRELISNAYDADATRVIIKTDAPRFERISVEDDGHGMEPEALAHLLLHIGGSAKRNELGSSLGVTAADDPTRSPGGRRLIGKIGIGLFSVSQLTHTFQIITKVKGDDHRTVATVALRQYADEDIVPDQDGEKKFESGKVNIWREKAADTEIHGTTIILTSIRPQARDTLRSRDIWSAIDQNESQSDAEEQSIIDPPRFHIGRVDESGDLLKETAGELSALPWKKGDPPDEAFAKLAQSVWEEAEHSTPNPQLDRIFDYYLRMVWQLSLAVPLPYVDGHLFDMDLNGWAEAFTLSNQPKGSATKLDAGGAPLRKKAGLEDPVGSIGKFEVFFDDLQLARPVKFRGLPATNNALKHPLVFIGKCREEFKKVPRALSGGPLAFEAYLFWTPKVAPVEHQGSLVRIHGSSGTLFDSTFMRYQVSEQTRLRQITCEIFVSEGLDSALNIDRESFNHAHPHSVYLTKWLHSALRQLASAQKRLASEVRGQTRDESKGVAVSTIQSVASKIWSQEADDPGAHPPAIELSTTGRKTEATGEAYVYSRAAIVPERPRGAQTAKTKARNAILEEKLKAIAQVLASFGLLDSVPKRKQEKLLKAIYEILDAPGE; encoded by the coding sequence ATGGCGCTCACTCCCGAGCAGGCGCTCGTTAAACGCATCCGTGCAAGCCATGGGCCTGAGAGCATTGTCCCTGCTGTTCTGAAAACAGACGACAGAGTTATCGCGCGGGTCACGGATGGCATCTACCGCCAACCTGGTTCAGCACTACGTGAACTCATTTCGAATGCCTACGACGCCGACGCCACGCGCGTAATCATCAAGACAGACGCTCCGCGGTTCGAGCGTATTTCCGTAGAAGACGACGGACATGGCATGGAGCCAGAGGCCTTAGCTCATCTGCTATTGCATATCGGCGGAAGCGCAAAGCGGAACGAACTCGGCTCATCATTGGGCGTCACGGCAGCTGACGATCCGACGCGAAGTCCTGGAGGCCGACGTTTGATCGGCAAGATTGGCATTGGCCTCTTCTCGGTCTCGCAGCTCACGCACACATTTCAGATCATCACGAAGGTCAAAGGCGATGACCACCGAACTGTCGCCACGGTGGCCCTGCGCCAGTACGCAGACGAAGACATCGTTCCGGATCAGGACGGTGAGAAGAAATTCGAATCAGGCAAGGTGAACATCTGGCGCGAAAAGGCCGCAGATACGGAAATTCATGGTACGACGATTATTCTGACTAGTATCCGTCCGCAAGCCCGCGATACTTTGCGCAGCCGCGACATCTGGAGTGCAATCGACCAAAACGAATCGCAGTCTGACGCCGAAGAGCAGTCGATTATTGATCCTCCGCGCTTCCACATCGGCCGCGTCGATGAAAGCGGGGATTTGCTGAAGGAAACCGCAGGGGAGCTGTCTGCGCTTCCCTGGAAAAAAGGGGATCCGCCAGATGAAGCATTCGCGAAACTGGCGCAAAGTGTTTGGGAGGAGGCGGAGCACTCCACGCCGAACCCGCAGCTTGATCGTATTTTTGACTACTACCTGCGCATGGTGTGGCAATTGAGCTTAGCGGTCCCGCTTCCATACGTTGACGGCCACCTGTTCGACATGGATCTCAATGGCTGGGCCGAAGCGTTCACGCTGTCCAATCAACCAAAAGGCTCGGCGACAAAACTGGACGCTGGGGGTGCACCCCTTCGGAAGAAGGCAGGACTTGAAGATCCGGTCGGATCGATCGGGAAATTCGAAGTGTTCTTCGATGATCTGCAGTTGGCGAGGCCAGTCAAATTCAGGGGCCTGCCGGCAACAAACAATGCTCTCAAGCACCCACTGGTGTTCATCGGAAAGTGCAGGGAGGAGTTCAAAAAAGTACCGAGGGCATTGAGCGGTGGCCCGCTTGCGTTCGAGGCCTATCTTTTCTGGACACCAAAGGTCGCACCTGTCGAACATCAGGGCTCCTTAGTACGTATCCACGGATCCAGCGGCACGCTGTTTGACTCTACCTTTATGCGCTACCAGGTGTCGGAACAGACCCGGTTACGGCAGATTACCTGCGAGATCTTTGTGAGTGAAGGGCTAGACAGCGCGCTAAACATCGATCGAGAGTCATTCAATCACGCACATCCTCACTCTGTTTACCTGACGAAATGGCTTCATAGCGCTTTGAGGCAGCTTGCCTCAGCGCAGAAGCGGCTCGCAAGCGAAGTCCGAGGACAAACGCGCGATGAGAGCAAAGGCGTAGCTGTTTCAACAATCCAGAGCGTCGCCAGCAAGATTTGGAGCCAAGAAGCCGATGATCCCGGAGCGCATCCTCCGGCTATCGAACTATCAACGACCGGCCGAAAAACGGAAGCGACAGGAGAGGCGTACGTGTACTCACGCGCCGCGATCGTCCCGGAGCGACCGCGAGGAGCTCAGACTGCAAAGACCAAGGCGCGAAATGCCATTCTTGAAGAAAAACTGAAAGCCATTGCGCAGGTTCTCGCATCGTTTGGACTGCTGGATTCAGTACCAAAGCGCAAGCAAGAAAAGCTGCTCAAGGCCATTTATGAAATTCTTGACGCGCCAGGAGAATGA
- a CDS encoding PP_RS20740 family protein, producing the protein MSDAVPEAENHADDIVGLGEYEAPTPMATKGEFLPWHRPRKQYVRHHQWCHEVIKLIVDKPLADGVLKYLGLPGVDLLDLRHFHSAVCEANDVNLRFLGFNSSAQPRSKAHTELNISLDEVMRLPRVDPMSHVLGDNFARIANHKSIAFAKACELGPYDVINLDLCDGFGAQAPGTLDNSYYDAVTTLFSLQARTKAPWLLLLTTRADKPNINDKVLEALLAKYLANLTECVPFREASRDHFAIETEIALTAAIGTAGGLLPVFLTGLCKWFVALALQNQPPTSVELLSVFGYRVEKEAEHEDLVSLALKFTPTFIPAGDPLGLANPPGPRPDEGSMATKALRRVAKRIDADKKLASDAELHKKMVDATTHLLSLARYDVEAFKLWVQAP; encoded by the coding sequence ATGAGCGACGCAGTGCCAGAGGCTGAAAATCACGCAGACGATATTGTCGGATTGGGTGAATACGAAGCGCCGACGCCAATGGCAACTAAGGGAGAGTTCTTGCCTTGGCACCGCCCCCGCAAGCAGTATGTACGGCATCATCAGTGGTGCCACGAAGTCATCAAGCTCATTGTGGATAAGCCACTTGCGGACGGGGTTCTTAAATACCTGGGCCTCCCAGGCGTTGATCTACTCGATCTTCGGCATTTTCACTCAGCGGTATGCGAAGCGAATGATGTAAACCTGCGCTTTCTCGGATTTAACAGCAGCGCTCAACCTCGAAGCAAGGCGCACACCGAATTAAACATCTCGCTAGACGAGGTCATGCGTCTTCCCCGTGTCGATCCAATGTCGCATGTGCTTGGTGATAATTTCGCGCGAATCGCCAATCACAAATCGATTGCATTTGCTAAGGCGTGTGAATTAGGGCCTTACGATGTCATTAACCTTGATTTATGCGATGGGTTCGGCGCCCAAGCACCCGGTACACTAGACAACAGCTACTACGACGCGGTAACTACCTTGTTCTCGCTGCAGGCGCGTACGAAGGCTCCTTGGCTTCTTCTACTTACAACCCGCGCCGACAAGCCCAATATTAATGACAAGGTTCTTGAGGCACTTCTAGCAAAGTACTTGGCTAACTTGACGGAATGTGTGCCTTTTCGTGAGGCATCGCGCGACCATTTCGCGATTGAAACTGAAATCGCTTTGACGGCTGCAATCGGAACAGCAGGAGGGTTGCTTCCGGTATTTTTGACTGGTCTTTGTAAGTGGTTTGTGGCACTTGCTTTGCAGAACCAACCGCCAACCTCCGTCGAGCTGCTCAGCGTTTTTGGATATCGTGTCGAAAAGGAAGCCGAACACGAAGATCTGGTTTCGCTCGCATTGAAATTTACTCCAACATTCATTCCTGCAGGAGACCCTTTGGGACTGGCGAACCCGCCAGGTCCCAGACCGGACGAAGGCTCGATGGCGACCAAGGCGCTGCGGCGAGTTGCCAAACGTATTGATGCCGACAAAAAACTGGCAAGTGACGCTGAACTACACAAAAAAATGGTTGATGCGACGACGCATTTGCTGAGCCTCGCCCGTTATGACGTTGAGGCATTCAAGCTATGGGTTCAGGCACCCTAA
- a CDS encoding very short patch repair endonuclease — MDTMTPAERSALMSRIRSKNTKPEMVIRSLLHRMGFRFRLHRKDLPGRPDIVLPRHRKIVLIQGCFWHGHTCRLASKPKSNEGYWSVKIEANRARDVRNLAALIDQGWTVLELWECEIRRLDGLEEKLQAFMQH, encoded by the coding sequence ATGGATACGATGACGCCGGCTGAACGGTCCGCATTAATGAGCCGGATAAGAAGCAAGAACACGAAGCCCGAGATGGTAATTCGTTCGCTACTGCATCGAATGGGTTTCCGCTTCCGGCTTCATCGCAAGGATCTCCCCGGTCGACCCGATATCGTGCTTCCACGCCACCGCAAGATTGTGCTGATTCAAGGGTGCTTCTGGCACGGCCATACGTGCCGTTTGGCATCTAAACCGAAGTCAAACGAAGGTTATTGGAGCGTCAAGATCGAAGCAAATCGTGCGCGCGATGTGCGAAACCTTGCCGCACTAATTGATCAAGGTTGGACTGTGCTAGAGCTATGGGAGTGCGAAATTCGCCGCCTTGATGGTCTAGAAGAAAAACTGCAGGCCTTCATGCAGCATTAG
- a CDS encoding restriction endonuclease — protein MTRIFSFEDLPTADLVVDAIYEGGSARNTGSDPIAKLLPGAGNQGGFRASGAGTRKKFVVLYSSGEEGDWPDRLDLNTGQFVYYGDNRTPGHDLHDTTRRGNLILKAAFENAHGDAAKRSQVPPFFVFTKCPTAKSNRSVQFKGLAVPGFPGLPMTEDLVAVWKTTSGERFQNYRSVFTVLNAATIPRQWIDSLASQEISLATAPSTWRSWVESGAYSPLTSEPTKVIRTEGEQTPDTSLKAAILERVWSHFKDSPLAFESFAARIYQLTDRRVIIDEITRGSVDGGRDAIGRYLLGLSADPVYAEFALEAKCYRPSSGDVSANTVGVREVARLISRIRHRQFGVLVTTSVIARQAYTEVRDDRHPIVLISGRDIAEILIQAGYGSVERVGELLGEWPA, from the coding sequence ATGACCCGCATATTCAGCTTCGAGGATCTACCGACCGCGGATCTCGTGGTGGATGCGATCTATGAGGGCGGAAGCGCTCGCAACACCGGCAGCGATCCGATCGCCAAACTGCTGCCGGGCGCGGGCAATCAAGGCGGTTTTCGTGCATCGGGCGCGGGAACGAGGAAGAAGTTCGTCGTTCTCTACTCCAGCGGCGAAGAAGGGGATTGGCCGGATCGCTTGGACCTCAACACTGGTCAGTTCGTGTACTACGGCGACAACCGCACGCCGGGGCACGACCTTCATGACACGACGCGTCGCGGCAATCTCATCCTGAAGGCGGCCTTCGAGAATGCGCATGGAGACGCGGCCAAAAGATCGCAGGTCCCTCCGTTCTTCGTTTTCACCAAGTGCCCGACAGCGAAAAGCAACCGCTCCGTCCAATTCAAGGGGCTTGCCGTGCCCGGATTTCCAGGGTTGCCCATGACGGAGGACTTGGTGGCCGTGTGGAAGACGACTTCAGGCGAGCGGTTTCAGAACTACCGGTCGGTGTTCACGGTGCTCAATGCGGCCACCATTCCGCGCCAGTGGATCGACAGCCTTGCCTCTCAAGAAATCTCATTGGCAACCGCACCAAGTACGTGGCGCTCTTGGGTTGAATCGGGCGCATACAGCCCGCTGACCTCCGAGCCCACGAAGGTGATTCGGACGGAGGGTGAGCAGACGCCGGACACATCGCTCAAGGCCGCGATTTTGGAGCGCGTCTGGTCTCACTTTAAAGACTCGCCTCTCGCCTTCGAATCGTTCGCTGCACGGATATATCAGTTGACGGATAGGCGCGTGATCATTGACGAGATCACCAGAGGCAGTGTCGATGGCGGACGAGATGCAATCGGTCGATATTTGTTAGGCCTGAGCGCTGATCCCGTATACGCAGAGTTCGCGTTGGAGGCGAAGTGCTATCGGCCTAGTTCTGGAGATGTGTCGGCAAACACAGTGGGTGTACGCGAGGTCGCGCGGTTGATATCGCGCATCCGGCATCGCCAATTCGGCGTATTGGTCACGACGTCCGTGATCGCTCGGCAAGCCTACACCGAGGTACGGGATGACCGGCATCCCATCGTTCTCATTAGTGGGCGAGACATCGCTGAAATCCTGATCCAAGCGGGCTATGGCTCAGTTGAGCGGGTTGGTGAGCTGCTTGGTGAATGGCCCGCCTGA
- a CDS encoding nucleotide pyrophosphohydrolase, with translation MTEETSAERSAPLVDVTRLAAKLEQFATERDWTQFHSPKNLVMALTGEVGELNEIFQWMSEEASKEAGRDAQTAKAIQDELADVLLYLVRLSSVLDVDLNAAVQQKLEANAKRYPADKVRGSSKKHGQPESGGSGKD, from the coding sequence GTGACTGAAGAAACCAGCGCAGAGCGAAGCGCTCCCCTTGTCGATGTGACACGGCTGGCCGCGAAGCTCGAGCAATTCGCCACTGAGCGCGACTGGACCCAATTCCATTCCCCGAAAAATTTGGTGATGGCCTTGACCGGCGAAGTCGGAGAACTGAACGAGATCTTTCAGTGGATGTCCGAGGAGGCCTCCAAAGAGGCTGGCCGCGATGCTCAGACCGCGAAGGCCATTCAGGACGAGCTTGCGGACGTTCTGCTCTACCTTGTTCGGCTCTCTTCGGTTTTGGATGTCGACCTGAACGCTGCGGTTCAGCAAAAACTAGAGGCCAACGCCAAGCGATATCCCGCTGACAAAGTGCGGGGAAGCAGCAAGAAGCACGGCCAACCCGAATCTGGCGGGTCCGGGAAGGACTGA